A genomic region of Arachis stenosperma cultivar V10309 chromosome 9, arast.V10309.gnm1.PFL2, whole genome shotgun sequence contains the following coding sequences:
- the LOC130950272 gene encoding uncharacterized protein LOC130950272 produces MASTTNISAQNSSIPMLNGSNFKVWKDTVEIVLISMDLDIALREEKPTFTPENLNEVKIEKWERSNRMSVMIMKRSISEAFQGSITEDKNAKQFLKDVKKFFTKNKKAEASSLLSKLVSMRYKVKGT; encoded by the coding sequence ATGGCTTCAACTACCAATATTTCTGCACAAAATAGTAGTATTCCTATGCTAAATGGTTCAAACTTTAAAGTTTGGAAGGATACTGTGGAGATTGTCCTCATTAGTATGGATCTGGATATAGCTCTTAGAGAAGAGAAACCCACTTTCACTCCAGAAAATCTCAATGAGGTTAAAATAGAGAAGTGGGAGAGATCTAATCGAATGAGCGTTATGATCATGAAGCGCTCAATTTCTGAGGCGTTTCAGGGCTCAATTACTGAGGATAAAAATGCTAAACAGTTCCTAAAAGATGtcaaaaaattctttactaAGAATAAAAAGGCGGAGGCAAGTAGCCTTTTAAGCAAACTTGTCTCCATGAGGTATAAGGTAAAGGGAACATAA
- the LOC130948324 gene encoding uncharacterized protein LOC130948324: MKTCRCLVHLGYEVTYVRNFAKVDDKIIKRANEIGDNPLDLSNRFCHEYNVDMTDIQCEKPSQEPRISDHMDEIKNMISQVVESSAAKGKEKKSSSMKFMKKKAMMRNMRISSSSENADMENDEDVDSLIVMGCTDCHIYVMVSKSNPECPRCQNPNLLDVLEVMNFPKIAQPNKRMRISRI, translated from the exons ATGAAAACCTGCAGGTGCCTTGTGCATTTGGGCTATGAGGTAACATATGTGCGGAATTTCGCTAAAGTTGATGACAAG ATAATTAAGCGAGCAAATGAGATTGGTGACAATCCGTTGGACTTAAGCAACCGTTTTTGCCATGAATATAATGTTGATATGACTGATATTCAGTGTGAGAAACCTTCTCAAGAGCCTCGTATTTCTGATCACATGGATGAGATAAAGAACATGATAAGTCAG GTTGTTGAATCATCAGCTGCTaagggaaaagaaaagaaaagcagCAGCATGAAGTTTATGAAGAAGAAAGCAATGATGAGAAATATGAGGATATCATCAAGTTCTGAGAATGCTGATATGGAAAATGATGAAGATGTGGATTCATTGATTGTGATGGGATGCACTGATTGTCACATCTATGTGATGGTATCCAAATCCAACCCTGAATGCCCAAGATGCCAGAATCCCAACTTGTTGGATGTGCTTGAAGTGATGAACTTTCCTAAGATTGCTCAGCCTAATAAGAGAATGAGGATCAGTCGAATTTAA